In Carassius gibelio isolate Cgi1373 ecotype wild population from Czech Republic chromosome B19, carGib1.2-hapl.c, whole genome shotgun sequence, one DNA window encodes the following:
- the LOC127978831 gene encoding zinc finger CCHC domain-containing protein 17-like — protein sequence MAEERMREPAALDELPPMYSILKGEVVSVTTYGAFVKIPGYKKQGLVHKSEMSSCRVENPAEIVDVGEQVWIKVIGREMKDDKVKLSFSMKSVNQGTGRDLDPNNVIAEQDERRRRQFRDHTEQKITLEAVLNTTCKKCGCRGHFAKDCFSQPGLQYSLVPEEEEEEQPPQTSQQTQSEPQKRKKEKKAKKDKKRKKEKKRDSSSSDSSDEVTKRPRHSHTHSEKKKKHKKHKTK from the exons ATGGCAGAGGAGCGGATGAGAGAGCCAGCTGCTTTGGATGAACTGCCACCAATGTACAGCATTCTGAAGGGAGAG GTAGTTTCTGTGACAACTTATGGTGCTTTTGTTAAGATTCCAGGATACAAAAAACAAG GTCTGGTTCATAAGAGTGAGATGTCGTCCTGTCGGGTGGAGAACCCAGCTGAAATTGTTGATGTAGGGGAACAAGTGTGGATAAAAGTCATTGGCAGGGAG ATGAAAGATGATAAAGTAAAACTGTCATTCTCTATGAAATCTGTCAATCAAGGCACTGGGCGGGACCTTGACCCCAACAATGTTATAGCAGA ACAGGACGAACGTCGCCGGAGACAGTTTAGAGATCATACTGAGCAGAAGATCACGCTGGAGGCTGTGCTTAACACCACATGCAAAAAGTGTGGGTGCAGAG GTCACTTTGCAAAAGACTGCTTCTCCCAGCCTGGACTGCAGTACAGTTTAGTtccagaagaagaagaggaggagcagCCGCCACAGACCAGTCAGCAAACCCAATCAGAGCCCCAGAAACGTAAAAAG GAAAAGAAGGCTAAGAAAgacaagaagagaaagaaagagaagaaaagagacaGCTCTTCATCCGATAGCAGCGACGAAGTTACCAAACGGCCAcggcattcacacacacattcagaaaaaaagaaaaaacacaagaaaCATAAGACAAAGTGA
- the LOC127978830 gene encoding U5 small nuclear ribonucleoprotein 40 kDa protein-like: MIEPKKRVAEMAVVPAGVKRPRTELVSAAQSQQLSAMGPPRSSSLQAPIMLLSGHEGEVYCCKFHPNGATLASSGYDRLILLWNVYGECENYATLKGHSGAVMELHYNTDGSLLFSASTDKTVCVWDSETGERVKRLKGHTSFVNSCFPARRGPQLACTGSDDGTVKLWDIRKKASVHTFQNTYQVLSVTFNDTSDQIISGGIDNDIKVWDLRQNKLIYSMQGHGDSVTGLSLSVDGSYLLSNSMDNSVRVWDIRPFAPKERCVKIFQGNVHNFEKNLLRCSWSPDGSKIAAGSADRFVYIWDTTTRRILYKLPGHAGSVNEVAFHPDEPIVLSGSSDKRLYIGEIQ, from the exons ATGATCGAACCGAAGAAGCGTGTCGCAGAGATGGCAGTGGTTCCCGCCGGAGTGAAGAGGCCCCGGACCGAACTGGTGTCTGCGGCGCAGTCCCAGCAGCTCTCTGCGATG GGCCCCCCGCGCAGCTCCAGTCTGCAGGCTCCTATAATGCTGCTCTCTGGTCATGAAGGTGAAGTTTACTGCTGCAAATTTCACCCCAATGGAGCCACGTTAGCCTCCTCTGGATATGACCGTCTCATCT TGCTGTGGAATGTATATGGAGAGTGTGAGAACTATGCAACACTTAAAGGCCACAGTGGAGCTGTGATGGAGCTTCATTATAACACGGATGGCAG TCTGCTCTTTTCAGCCAGTACGGACAAGACGGTGTGCGTGTGGGACAGTGAGACAGGGGAGCGTGTGAAGCGTCTGAAAGGTCACACTTCCTTCGTGAACTCATGTTTTCCGGCTCGCCGTGGACCACAGCTGGCCTGTACGGGCAGTGATGATGGAACTGTGAAG CTGTGGGACATTAGGAAGAAGGCCTCTGTTCACACATTCCAGAACACGTATCAGGTTCTTAGTGTGACATTCAATGACACCAGTGACCAGATCATCTCAGGAGGCATCGACAATGACATAAAG GTATGGGACCTCAGACAGAACAAGCTGATTTACAGTATGCAGGGTCATGGAGACTCTGTGACAGGTCTGAGTCTCAGTGTAGACGGGTCTTACCTGCTGTCTAACTCAATGGATAACAGCG TGCGTGTCTGGGATATCCGTCCATTTGCCCCAAAGGAGAGGTGTGTGAAGATCTTTCAGGGAAATGTCCATAACTTTGAGAAG AATCTTCTCAGATGCTCTTGGTCTCCTGATGGGAGTAAGATTGCAGCTGGCTCTGCTGACAG GTTTGTGTATATTTGGGACACGACGACCCGTAGGATCCTTTATAAGCTCCCAGGTCATGCTGGGTCTGTAAATGAGGTCGCTTTCCATCCAGATGAAccaattg TTCTCTCTGGATCCAGTGATAAACGCCTCTACATCGGAGAGATTCaataa